In the Desulfuromonadales bacterium genome, TTTGACCGATTCCGGCTGGTCAGTGTTATTGTATCCAATTTCGCCGCCTGTGCATGCGCCCACTGCTGTTCTCCCGGTTTTTCAATAAATAAGAAGAGATTTTTCTCCCCGGCACCATGAGGTAATGTGTGCTGCTTCGGTTAGTATTGTGTGAGGTATAGGCTGTGATGGGGCATTGCGAGGCGGATCGGGCGAAAACTAACCAAGATCTAACCTGGGACTGAAAACTTTCACAAATCGTAGTGGCGGTGATACAGGCGCTACGAATGAATCCCTGCGCAATAATGGGGACACCTATCTGCGGACACTTGCCAAAAGGAGAGGACCATGGAGAAAGAAGTTCAAAAGGAGCTGCAGCAGATCAAAGGGGTTGGCGCGGTTCTGGCGCAGCGTCTGGTCGAGGCGGGTTTCGACAGCTTTTCCCGGGTGGTCGAGGCGGGGGAGGAAGGCTTGAAGAAAATCCGCGGCATCAATCCGCGGGCGATCCCCGCCATTCTCGAACAGGCAAGGGGGCTGGCAGGCGAAGTTGCGGCAGGCCCGGATGAGCGGCTTCGCGTTCTGCAGGAAACCACGGAACGGCTGGAGAAGCAGGTCCAGGAGCTGACGGCAGCCATCCGGGAGCGGCAGGCGGGAAAGCTCTCCGGAAAGAAGGAAGAGCGGTTTGAGAAAGAGGTAAGCAAGCTGCTGAAAGGGCTCGACAGGGTGAAAAAGCAGCAGGGGATCCGCGTCAAGCGGGCAAGGAAAAGTCTAGCCAAAACCGGCAAGAGACTTGCCGGTCTGACGGAAGACGGCATCAAGGGGTTGACCCGGGGCCTCAAAAAAGCACGCAAGTCCCTCAAGCGGGTCTTTGCCTGAGAGCGGGTCCGGAAGGTGCTCCAAACGACCTCTCCTTTTCAGGCAGCGGGCTGAGCGTGTCTGGTAAGGATCGATTCAGATACTTCATTCCAAGGCCCTCGCTCAGGACAGGATAAATGGTCTGGCAACCTGCCCGCAAACCTATGAATCTCCTGGTTCTCGGGGCTTCCGGCGGCTGCGGCCAGTGGCTCGTCCGGCTCGCCCGGGAACGCGGCCACCACGTGCGGGCGCTGGTGCGGCCGGCGACCCCGTTCAACCCGCCGGCCGGGATCGAGGTGATCCGCGACGAAGTGCTCGAAGAGGGGGTCCTAGATCGGGCGCTGGAGGGGTGCGAGGCGGTGCTCTCCGCCCTCGGCATCCAGCGGAAAACGCCATGGAACCCCTGGTCTGCCCTCGCCTCGCCGCCGGACCTTGCCACCCAGGCCGCCAGGCTGCTGGCGGAGGCCATGCCCGGACACGAGGTGCGCCGGGTCGTGGCGATCAGTGCGGGTGGCGTGGGCGAAAGCGTTCGAGGCCTGCATCCGCTCCTCCGCTGGCTGATCGCCAACAGCAACGTCGCGGCCTCTTATCGGGATCTCGCAGGGATGGAGGCGGTCTTCGCCGACAGCGGACTCGATTGGCTGGCGGTTCGCCCCACGACGCTCAGGGCCGGGCCCCCGACCGGCTCAGTTCAGGTCGTCCAGCATTTCGGCCTGCTCAGCCGCATCTCGCGAGGCGACGTGGCGGCCTGGATGCTCGCCGCCGCGGAGCGCCCGGAGCCGTTCACCGAGCGCACCCCCATGCTTGGAACGGCCGTTCGCCGGCGTCGGTGAAGCGCCTGGT is a window encoding:
- a CDS encoding helix-hairpin-helix domain-containing protein; this encodes MEKEVQKELQQIKGVGAVLAQRLVEAGFDSFSRVVEAGEEGLKKIRGINPRAIPAILEQARGLAGEVAAGPDERLRVLQETTERLEKQVQELTAAIRERQAGKLSGKKEERFEKEVSKLLKGLDRVKKQQGIRVKRARKSLAKTGKRLAGLTEDGIKGLTRGLKKARKSLKRVFA
- a CDS encoding NAD(P)H-binding protein gives rise to the protein MVWQPARKPMNLLVLGASGGCGQWLVRLARERGHHVRALVRPATPFNPPAGIEVIRDEVLEEGVLDRALEGCEAVLSALGIQRKTPWNPWSALASPPDLATQAARLLAEAMPGHEVRRVVAISAGGVGESVRGLHPLLRWLIANSNVAASYRDLAGMEAVFADSGLDWLAVRPTTLRAGPPTGSVQVVQHFGLLSRISRGDVAAWMLAAAERPEPFTERTPMLGTAVRRRR